In Listeria cossartiae subsp. cossartiae, one genomic interval encodes:
- the nusB gene encoding transcription antitermination factor NusB, which translates to MKRREAREKALQALFQIELNEMSLDQAIKNIMEDEQDDYMEKLVEGVMANKVEIDAVIEPNLDNWRMDRLSKVDLSLLRLSVYEIKYLDDVPNRVSLNESIEIAKIYSDEKSSKFINGVLANIAPEDK; encoded by the coding sequence ATGAAAAGAAGAGAGGCGCGCGAGAAAGCACTTCAAGCACTATTCCAAATAGAGCTAAACGAAATGTCGCTAGATCAAGCAATTAAAAACATCATGGAAGACGAGCAAGACGACTATATGGAAAAATTAGTCGAAGGTGTTATGGCCAATAAAGTAGAAATTGATGCTGTCATTGAGCCTAACTTAGACAATTGGCGTATGGATCGTTTGAGTAAAGTCGATTTGTCTTTACTTCGATTGAGTGTTTATGAAATTAAGTACTTGGATGATGTGCCAAATAGAGTTAGTTTGAATGAATCCATCGAAATTGCAAAAATTTACAGTGATGAAAAATCAAGTAAATTTATTAATGGCG
- a CDS encoding Asp23/Gls24 family envelope stress response protein encodes MAYTKDLRKQNDAPLGKIEIAPEVIGVIAGLAASEIENVAYMQGGFATEMREKFSGAVNYRKGVKVELTEEGILIELYCSVLFGATIPLVAQNIQDAVRDTIFNMTGLNVLEINVHIVGVQFEKTETLSFDDFEL; translated from the coding sequence ATGGCTTATACAAAAGATTTGCGAAAACAAAATGATGCACCGCTTGGCAAAATTGAGATTGCACCAGAAGTAATCGGCGTAATTGCTGGTCTCGCTGCAAGTGAAATCGAAAATGTTGCTTATATGCAAGGTGGCTTCGCGACGGAAATGCGCGAAAAATTCAGTGGTGCTGTAAACTACCGTAAAGGCGTAAAAGTAGAACTAACCGAAGAAGGAATTCTAATCGAACTTTATTGTTCAGTCTTATTTGGCGCAACAATTCCACTTGTTGCTCAAAATATTCAAGATGCTGTCAGAGATACCATTTTCAATATGACTGGTTTAAATGTACTCGAAATCAACGTTCATATCGTTGGCGTACAATTTGAAAAAACAGAAACACTTTCCTTCGATGATTTTGAGCTATAA